The Candidatus Krumholzibacteriota bacterium DNA segment GTCGCTGTCCCATGGAGGGCGTTGGGAGATGTATCCTCTATCCACGAGGGGTCCTCGCTGCCGGTGCCCCATCCGAGCTTGTATTCTGCCAGTATCGCTGCCGAGTAGGGAAAGAGACTGACATTGGCATCTTCCCTGTAGACATCCTTGACGGACATGTCGCTTCCGGTGTTGTCCTTCATCAACGTGACGCTTGGATAGAAATGGATCGATTCTGCAGGCCAGTCGTTGAAAAAGGTCCAGATATATACAGTCGCGAGAAAAGCGTCTCCGTTGGAATCGACTATTGTGCCTCCTTCGGTCCTGCAGGTCACATTGAAGCGAACCGAGTTATCTTCTCTCGTCGACCATGTAAGCGCAGCGATATCGGACAGCATCGGGTTAATGACGACATTCTCTACGCGGTAGGTATATTCAGAGGTCATCCCGTTATTATAAAGGACCCCTTCGAAGGTATGCAGGTCGTTCAGATTGAAGACCCTGATCTTCATCTTAAGAGTCGTGCCCATCGGTTTCACGTCGTACATCGGCGAGACCTTGACCATCTGCACTCTCGGATGAAGCTCGATCGTCAGGCTGAGTTCCCCATCCGGTTCGACGTCGGCGACCGTTTCGCCTGAATAGATCACTTCTCCTCCATAGCCCAATGCTTCGAGCCTGAACCTCCGCTCAGGTCCGGCCGGGACAACGACCTCGCCGCCAAGATACCCGTTCAGGTAATAGAGCTGCTGCTCGATCGGTTCGGCGATTCCCGGACCGGTCACTGTCACAAGGAAGGTCGCGGCGACAGTCCCGTCGAGATTGCTTCCCGCGAGATCGATCCTGAGGGCGATCTCCTGCGCGGGCGCGCTACTGGTGATCTTTTCAGAACAGGACGAAAAGGCCAGGGCGGCGACAAGGAGCAGGAGCACCGGAATATAACGGGGTTTATAAACTCTTGTCTTCATCAACAACTCCTTTTAATACGCGAATCTGATCCCGCCGGCGATCTGCAGGCCCCTTATATCGATATCATCGAGTTCGGTAGATCCCATATGGTATATCAGGCCCAAGTCGAGATTGAATCTTTCTGAAAGGTTCCTGTTGAAATCGACTCCGAAATGATAGATCGACGATTTTCCCAGGTATTCCTCGCTCGTCATGATCTGTCTCATACCGGCGATCCCCGCCAAGCTGGTTCCTTTGCCGAGGTTGTAGGCGAGGCGCAGGAACGAATCGAATTCATCGCCGTATTTCTTCAGCTGGCTCTCTATGACTCCATCGCTGAGGCTGTAGCGTTTGTTTCTTCCGCGGATTATCATTCTGACGCCGATCGTGCCTGTGTATTTTTCGAACGGACGGACAGCCATCAACCTTGCGTTGAACTGGGGAGCCTGTTTGTAGATATCCTCATCGTCGAGCTGGTCCGTCGTGAAAAGAGAAAATCCAGCGTCCGCCGAGTATGTGATCTTTCCTATCCTTGTATTCGCCGTGCCGGCTAAGGTGAAGGCGTCTCCCGGATCATAATCGCCGCTCCCCGAGTAAGGCTGGTAAGTCCCGCAATAGTCGTATATCGCTGATACTCCGTATTTGAAGCTACCGATCTCCTTCGCTCCGCCGGCCTGAAGGTTGAAGCCGAGCCCTTCTCCGTACCTTCTCATCGGGAGGGAGAGGAAATCATACGACAGGAACTCTATGATCGCCCTCTCATCGACCGGGTCGAGCTTGCGTTTTCCCGTGGGAAGGTTCACTCCCGCTGAAAGAAGGACCTGGTCTTTTACGAACGAGTGGGAGAGCTGGATCCTCAGGTCCCCGAGACCTGAGATATCTGCTTCTTCGCTTCCCATGTCGAGGTTATTCGACCCGGAAGCCAGATAATACCTCGCTTCGAAGTTGTCCCTGAGGGGCAGGAAGCCCGAGAAGGCGAATGTATATTGCGAAATGACTGTCTTCTCGCCACCGGGAACATCCAGCGACCAGTTGTTGTAGTGGAATTTAAGGATAGACGATGCTGGTTGCTGGTATACTATCTGGCTCTCGGCGCCGGTAGCAAGGAGAGCCACTATGACAGCTGCCGTTATAAATATATTTTTAGTCTGCATCCAGATTCCCCCAGATCATTATTGTACCGAATCCTTTTCCGACCGGACCTCCTCCAGGTGGTTCGATGGCGTATGAACCGTACAGCCAGTACAGATCGGTATTCATGATAAATTGGTTATTGGCGAGATTCGCCGCCTGGACGCTGCCCAGTCCGCCTTCTTCAGAACCTTTTTGCATCGAGGAAGTCACTTTTCTCTCGAAATCGGAGCCTCCTCTGCCAGGCTTACCCTTGTCATTATAATCTGACGTGCTCGTCATCTTAGCCGCCATGCCGGAGGCCGCTGAAAACCCCGGATCCTGGGTGCTGGCTTCTCTGAACGATCTGGCCGCGTCGCCGTACATCCCGCGCCGTTCGTAGAACAATCCCTTGCTGTACGACATGAAGGCGAGGAACGATTCGGTAGGCACTTCCTCGATCGCGTCGCGTTCTTTTTTGCTTATCTGCACTCCGAGAGTGTCGAGAAGAGAAAAAACGAATTCTTTCTGCACGTCGAAAAACCGGCCGAGTTCTCCCTGCATCGGTTTCGTGCCGCTCAGGGAACTCTCTTCGGTATCGACTATCCTGCTGTCGATCCTGAACCCCTCTTTTCCGGTACTAGTTACGCTTCCCACCACTACGTTACGGCTTCCGAGGAGTTTTCCGATCCTCGGGGCGTTGACGGGATCGGCGAACCCTGATTCACCGAGTTCCAGCTCGTCGAGGATGACGTTTATCTTCAGCCTCTCAAGGACCTTGAGGTCCCCGACTTTCGCCAGGTCCATGGCGGTGAATTCGGCCAGTCCCAGCGCAAGCGGCTCGATTTCGCGGGGAAGGTTCGAACCGTCGAAATTTATTACGGCGATCGTGTTTCGAGGAGTGGCGACG contains these protein-coding regions:
- a CDS encoding tetratricopeptide repeat protein yields the protein MSRYIPIILLIAALLSAGCAQSLYTQGKRASDGGDYDTALSILYEAVGEAPDDFMAWREIGIAYYNQGVLSKAEEAFASSNRIRPNALSNFYLGLIFEQTGEIDKAIRVYGAAINLYGDGETKDMIEGRLGVLIDKKLINEARMAVRDEDSLSVVATPRNTIAVINFDGSNLPREIEPLALGLAEFTAMDLAKVGDLKVLERLKINVILDELELGESGFADPVNAPRIGKLLGSRNVVVGSVTSTGKEGFRIDSRIVDTEESSLSGTKPMQGELGRFFDVQKEFVFSLLDTLGVQISKKERDAIEEVPTESFLAFMSYSKGLFYERRGMYGDAARSFREASTQDPGFSAASGMAAKMTSTSDYNDKGKPGRGGSDFERKVTSSMQKGSEEGGLGSVQAANLANNQFIMNTDLYWLYGSYAIEPPGGGPVGKGFGTIMIWGNLDAD